ttcagaaagtcacgacgatgacgatgatgatgacgatTCAGATAGTGACGAGTCTAAAGAAGAGGTTAGttcattaaaaatcattttttcagaatttttttaattttcaattgagataaaatttaaattcagctgaaacaaatattttctatattctACATTCAAATtgaacgaaaatttttaaagaattttgaatttcctccaaaatgatAATTGCTCGAGTTTTTTGCTCCGCCCAcgatttgctccgcccactaTTACACCAATCAGGTGGAGTTGGTGGAGTTCAAAGCAACTTCTCCATTTTTGTTGCGATTTCAGCAAATCAGAAATGGTTCGAGTGAATTatagtatttcaaaattataggaagagaagaagaaacgCGACAGAAAACATAGACGAGACAAAAGACAAGCAATTACTCAAGGATCCCAAAACAATACGGACCCGAACTTGATTGGAACTCGTTTCACAATATCATGTGCAATGAAAGGTGTATCAGTGGATCCAACTGGAACTGTGTCTTTGTGTTCTTCTTGTTGGGTCTGGAGGCAATTGCCGAGCAATTACAGGCCTCAGTATATTAATGAACTTGTTTGCGATAACACTGACAGCGATTGTTTGAGTGGTAAGTTTGAATCAATCAAATGCTATTGTACTTacactaaattctgagaatgcgtattgtgcaacatatttgacgcgcaaaatgtctcgtagcgaaaactacagtaactcttcaAATgttcttgtgtcgatttacgggcttttcgattttcctccGTTGCCGTCTTTTTGTCAATACTGACACTATTCGAAAAGATCTTCGCGAATTCGAATATTCGTTTCGAAattcgagcccgtaaatcgacacaagcactacagtagtcatttaaaaaattactgtagttttcgctacgagatattttgctcgtcaaatgtgttgtgcaatacgcattccgTAATAACTCTTATTTCAGGTTATGCAACTTGCTCTGTAGGCCATCGAACTTTCGAAGCAATCAGAAACGACAATGGAGTTCAAACCCAGGTGACTCTTACCGCAGGATCCTATTGTGAATGCAGAATTTCCGTAAGTTCTGCTGCAACTGACAAAACTATAGTTTAATAAcgtcatttctcattttcagaagagCTCATCACTACAATCACTAGTAGAGGGCACTGGAATCAGTGGAACATACAATCCTCTTAGCAATCATACGACGCCAGTTTGACTGCCAAATCGGATTTAAAATGTACATAGGAAGGtcgataataaatttttttttcactgtacATTTCacatgaaattcaaaactggGATGAGTGGAAGTGATTTTGGAACGTAtagaaataaatataaaaataaactgattgaaaaaatataaatagtATTATGTGGTCTTCGATTTCTTGTAAATGATACGATCCACTTTGACAGCGTCGTCAATCAGACGGTACAAATAAGTGACAACGTTGTCGGCTTGGACATCGAGAAGAGCAAATGAAGGGGTTGTTGGTTCCGTTTTGGTGACACTGAATGAGCCGGTCGCACTTCCTGGATCAACGAAGAATCGGCCATTCTTTTCGACAGCACTG
The nucleotide sequence above comes from Caenorhabditis elegans chromosome III. Encoded proteins:
- the T16H12.9 gene encoding uncharacterized protein (Confirmed by transcript evidence); the protein is MNRIALVFLYSLFLFNLAIGRVESQTCQCIQPDPSMLNCLGYDSKLQADTIDEAIASFPDLSLNDDVANQKFSTADVGCVTKECQDCRKDMRKQLQKVGLLAKDINDIVASQVDSNSTCTKYGFTRQQQKKSHDDDDDDDDSDSDESKEEEEKKKRDRKHRRDKRQAITQGSQNNTDPNLIGTRFTISCAMKGVSVDPTGTVSLCSSCWVWRQLPSNYRPQYINELVCDNTDSDCLSGYATCSVGHRTFEAIRNDNGVQTQVTLTAGSYCECRISKSSSLQSLVEGTGISGTYNPLSNHTTPV